gttttaatttttaaaaaacgaaaagaaatgaaaatttaaatatcgtTATTCTGCAACAGTGTTGGTAAACGATAAAAGTTGGCCTTATCAGCAATTggataaatacattttaaaaattaatccaCTCAAGTTTGGTTGAGAAATTGGAATCAATAAAAGTTAGTaaaatttgtttctattttaaaattagcgtaattataattttaatcgGAGTAAGGCCAAAACCCTGAAAAAGGATTTTGGTAATGTACGGCTTGGCCACACTAGATCATAGTTTGTTGTTGTCTCCTTCGAAGCTGTCCGAAGcgaaaaatgataaatattaAGAATTCCAATTGGACTGCAGCCGCTATAGCAGTCACAGAGTGTCAAGTGTGAAGTTTGGGTGGTGTACAATGCAGTCAAAGGACCTCCAGTGGTCAGTAACTAAAATGACATTGCGATACATACACACAGACGGAAGCAAACGAAAAACTGGTATATAAAAGACGCCAACGAAAAAAGACGGAGCGTGCGAAAAAGAGAGGAAACGCGCGCGCCTGCATATTCGAATTGGGATAAATAAATACTCACCCGTCCGTGATGTCACAACATAACCAACCCCACCAAGTTCCCCCGCAACCCCATCCGCACTATCCTTACCACCACGCCTCTTTGTCGCTGCccctgcaacagcagcaccagcaccagcaacagcaacaacatcaacaacagcttcagcaacagcaacagcagcagcagcaacatgccAGCAGTTGGTACTCACATGTTGCTTCCTACCCACCCTCCCATACGGCCTTCAACCCCTCACTCCCCTGCAAGGccgccagcaacagcagcagcaccaacaacaactcCATCATGGGTGCCTACGGAGGGGGTGGTGGCACGCATGGCTATTACGGCAATGTCAGCGGCAGCATAGGTGTCGGAGTAGGAGGGGCAGGCGGCGGTGGAGGGGGAGCCGTAGGCTCGACCTACGGCCTTGGGGCCAACACAGTGGCCTATGCCCACAACCAGCTGCTCCAGTACCAGcaacaccatcagcagcagcaggagcaacaCTCGCAGCAATCGCACCTGGGCCAGCGgtcctatatgggccacgaagTCATGGCCGGCAGCAGCTATCCCTACATCAAGAGCGAACCCATGGAGGCATTCCAGCACCCGCCAAACCCCATGGCACCGCCACCACCCCTGCCTCCGGCCCCGGAAATGATCATAAAATGTAAGGATAGTTTTGGTATCCATTTGAAGACGATTAATGGGCGCTGGAAAATCGGAAAACTTAAGCGCAAAATCCATTTTCctatagatacagatacagacacGGGCCAGCACACAGTCGCAGTCAGTTACTTGGGGACGGTTTCCTATAGGTAGTGTAATTTCAGCTCCGTTTTTGCCGTCGAATCAATAAAACGTATGCCCAAGTTTCGCTGAGGTTTGGCGCCCGATTCGTTCGGTTGGTTTCGTACATATCTCTGCTGTTCGGTTCGGTTCTGTTCTGTTccgtgttttattttatttttttttgtcgctcgacTTGTGTGCGAAAGTACGGCCGTTTGTATGTATCCATTTAGCAAATGTATACTCGGATAGATGCTCTATACAACCGGCGTAACCTAGGCCAGTTCGATTTCAACGCATACCATTTCATATCCCATCAGCCACCAGCTACATATCTATTatatgatatatttttttctattgttgGGATTGTCTTTGGAGAGGCATCTTATGTAACCCGGTCTCCCATAGACTAACCTACTTATATGGTCTCCGCCCCCTATATTCCTGTAACTGGCAAAAGGGCGGGGCGTATCTAAAGGATGTCgcagatattttattgtatctTTCAGTTTAATATCCTAAATATTtgtacttttaatttaaaatagaaGGCATATACATATAGATGTCTCTGCTATCTATTAATTCATTATGTGTACATCACTCTCTTATCAAGTAAAAGTGGGAGTTCAGAACAATATACAATGCATATACGAAACCAtagcaacaaacaaacaaaaggtATATATTTCCCTTTTTATCTGGGCAGAGTTCATCAGAGTTTCTTgtagatatttttaatttacacaGTGACCGAGAGCTTAAATTAGAAAGTAGATAGTTGGGATATTCCTCTAGATAGGGTAGGTCAAGACATATTCAAGTATCTGCAGAGATATTCCACATTTAATGgacttttctttatttctaAAGCTGAACCCATGGACGAACAGGCCTACAAGTCCAACTATATAGACGACAACACCCCGTTTGCGGACTTTAGCAAGTTCAACGAATACAGCGAGGATATGCTGAGTCCCAAAGTGGAGCTTACCGTTAAGGACGAGTCCTACGGCAAGGTGAGTCAGCTTGAACCTCGATTAGAAACCACCTTTCAGAACCATCCTTTCCAGAACCATAATAGTTTTCCTCGTCGCAAGCCACCAAATGATCGTCTCGCCGGCAATGAGAGCCTGCCGATCTGCCAGCGCTGCAAGGAGGTGTTCTTCAAGAAGCAGACCTACTTACGCCACGTTGCCGAGAGCAGTTGCAGCATCCAGGAGTATGACTTCAAGTGCAACATCTGCCCCATGTCCTTCGTGAGCGCTGAGGAGCTGCAGCGCCACAAAAACCATCATCGGGCCgaccgattcttctgccacaAATACTGCGGCAAGCACTTTGAAACGATTGCCGAGTGCGAGGCGCATGAGTACATGCAGCACGAATACGACAGCTTTGTCTGCAACGTATGTTACAAGCAATAGGGTCCATTCTTGACATGGTCTTATTCCGAATCCCTTTTCTAGATGTGCTCTGCCACTTTTGCCACAAGGGATCAGCTTTACTCCCACCTGCCGCAGCACAAGTTTCAGCAGCGCTTCGACTGCCCCATTTGCCGCCTGTGGTACCAGACCGCTCTCCAGCTCCACGAGCACCGGCTAGCGGAACCCTACTACTGCGGGAAGTACTACGGGGCAGGGCTGAACACGGCGACACctcagcagcaacatcaccaCCAGAGCCAGACCAACTATAAGCTACAGGATTGCCATATGGCCACAATGGAGAGTAGGTGTCATCTGCAAAATATCATTGTTTTGGTAGTTGGTTAGGAGATAAAGCTATTGTAGAAATTATTTTAGGGGCTACACAGAATGTGTAAAGGATCTGTTTTTAATTAGgatattaaattctttgaTTCTGGGATCTATCGAGGGGCAATCCTTGAAAAAGTCCAACTGTCAGTGAGGAAAAGCacacatttttgttaattttggtattaaaaaaatgaaataccaACATCAGAGaccttttttttgcataagCAGGCTTTGAAAAGTCAGTAGGCTTTATTCTTTAAAGACTTCAAGAGACTTCTCCAttttaatcttaaaatatTGCAGATTAAATGATAGTCGGGTCTATGTTAGTCGCTTTTAAAACctaaaacaattttcataaagtttgtaaaaatattttgctttaatAATACCTATATATTATTCCGTAAACTTGTCTataatgcttttttttttatcccaCCAGTGCCCAACACATCGCAGCACAAGCCAAACTCCTCCAACTCCACCTTGCCGGCCACGGCGGCTCTCAGTTCCTTGCTGCAACAGCGGCAAGCGAATGCTGATGGCGCTGCCATGTTCGCTGCCTCGGCGGCGGTCAAGGCGGAGATGAACGTGAAGCTGGAGCGAAGCTACAGTAACTCGACCAGTGAGTCATCGTACGGGGTGCAGGATGGCGGCTACAACAACTCCTTCTCCGGAGAAACTTCCATGCACAGTGGTGCCATCGCTGGGCCACAGGCCAACTCCTCGACGCTGGACGACTCCGAGGACGCGCTGTGCTGTGTGCCATTGTGTGGAGTGCGCAAGAGCACCAGCCCTACGCTGCAGTTCTTCACGTTCCCCAAAGACGAAAAATACCTCAACCAGTGGCTGCACAACCTCAAGATGTTCCATGTGCCGGCCTCCAGCTACGCCAGCTTCCGCATCTGCAGCATGCACTTCCCCAAGCGCTGCATCAACCGATACTCGCTGTGCTATTGGGCAGTTCCGACATTCAACCTGGGCCACGACGACGTGGCCAATCTCTACCAGAACCGAGAGCTGACCAACACCTTCACCGTCGGTGAAGTGGCCAGGTGCAGCATGCCCCACTGCACCAGCCAGCGGGGCGAGAGCAACCTCAAGTTCTACAACTTTCCCAAGGACATCAAGAGCCTGATCAAGTGGTGTCAGAACGCCCGTCTCCCAGTCCAGGCCAAGGAGCCGCGCCACTTCTGCAGCCGTCACTTCGAGGAGCGTTGTATTGGCAAGTTTCGTCTTAAGCCCTGGGCTGTGCCCACTCTCCATCTGGGCGCCCAGTACGGAAAGATCCACGACAATCCGAAGAACCTGTATGTGGAGGAGAAACGGTGCTGTCTCAACTTCTGCCGCAGGAGCAGGTCCTCCGACTTTAATATGTCGCTGTATAGATTTCCCAGAGACGAAGTCCTCCTCCGCCGTTGGTGCTATAACCTTCGCCTAGATCCCGGAGTATATCGCGGCAAGAATCACAAAATATGCAGTGCCCACTTCATCAAGGAGGCGTTGGGCTTGCGGAAGCTATCACCTGGTGAGTCACTACGAGGTCATGCCTAAGTTCCATAACCCAATATACTTTTAATCTTTGCAGGGGCGGTGCCAACATTGCATTTGGGCCACAACGACACCTTCAACATCTACGAGAACGAGCTGTGGCCGCCGCCAACTCCCTCCACCAGCCACGGCAGTGGCCAAGTGCACATGCAGCATCAGCAACATATCCCGTCGCACCACTCGCTCCAGCACCAGCTGCATCTTGGACAAAGCAAGTCCTATCAACGGCACTCGGCCGCGTCCACTTCGTCCTCGGCGAGCTCCACCTCGCACTACGTGGATCCGGAGGTGAGTGCTTCGTACCTGGCGATGGGCGGATCCTCGGCGAACGCCAGCGACAGTATGGATGTCTGCTGTGTGCCCAGCTGTGAGAGCAAACGGCACAACGCCGAGAACATTACCTTCCACACGATTCCCCGAAGACCCGAGCAGATGCGCAAGTGGTGCCACAACCTGAAGATACCCGAGGACAAGATGCACAAGGGCATGCGGATCTGCAGCCGGCATTTCGAAGCCTACTGCATCGGCGGGTGCATGCGTCCGTTCGCAGTGCCCACACTGCATCTGGGTCACGACGACGAGGACATCCACCGAAATCCGGACGTTATAAAGAAGCTAAACATCCGCGAGACCTGCTGCGTGGCTGTCTGCAAACGAAACCGCGACCGGGACCATGCCAACCTGCACCGCTTCCCCAGCAACGTGGCGTTGCTGACCAAGTGGTGTGCCAATCTCCAGCGGCCCGTTCCGGACGGCAGCAAGCTCTTCAACGACGCCATTTGCGAGGTGCACTTCGAGGACCGTTGCCTGCGGAACAAGCGCCTGGAAAAGTGGGCGGTGCCTACTCTGACCCTGGGCCACGACGACATTGCCTATCCCCTGCCCACGCCGGAGCAGGTTGCCGAGTTCCACTCTCGGCCCTCAGCCCCCAACAACGGGGAGGAGCAGGGCGAGTGCTGCGTGGAGACCTGCAAGCGAAACCCCAGCGTGGATGACATTAAACTGTACCGCCCTCCGGAGGAGGCCTCTGTGCTGGCCAAGTGGGCGCACAACCTACAGACGGAGGCGGCACAGCTGGTGAGCCAGCGAATCTGCAATCTGCACTTCGAGGCCCACTGCATCGGCAAGCGGATGCGGCCATGGGCCATACCCACCCTCAACCTGGCCGGCAACATTGAGAATCTCTACGAGAATCCGGAGCCTTCGATGCTCTACAAGCGGCGGATGCACACCAAAGCGAAACTGTCGGTCTCTGCGAAACCCACCTGGGTGCCGCGTTGCTGCCTGCCTCATTGCCGCAAGGTGCGGGCCCTCCACAATGTCCAGCTCTACCGATTCCCGAAGCACAACCGCTCCACGCTGGCCAAGTGGGCGCATAACCTGCAGGTGCCCATGGTGGGCAGTGCCCAACGCCGGGTGTGCTCGGCCCACTTTGAGCCTCTTGTGCTGAGCAAGAAGTGCCCGGTGCCGCTGGCGGTGCCCACACTGGACCTGAACGCCCCGGCAGGGCATATGGTGTACCAGAATCCGGCCAAGCTGAGGGCCAGTAAGCTGTGCCTGCAGCGCGTGTGCATCGTGGAGAGCTGTCGCAAGACTCGGGCACAAGGAGTGCAACTCTTCCGGCTCCCGCACAACCCGTCCCAGCTACGGAAGTGGATGCACAATATCCGGACCCGTCCGCGGGGTTCCATGCGGTCTCAGTACCGGATCTGCTCCCGCCACTTTGAGACTCACTCGTTTAACGGGCGAAGGCTCAGTGCTGGGGCCATTCCCACACTGGAGCTGGGccacgacgacgacgacatcTACCCCAACGAGGCGCAGGCTTTTGTGGACGAACACTGCGCCGTGGAGGGATGCGGGGCATCCAAGGAACAGCCGGAGGTGCGACTATTCCGCTTCCCCACTGACGACGATGACATGTTGTGGAAGTGGTGCAACAACCTGAAGATGAACCCCGCGGACTGCACGGGCGTGCGCATCTGCAACAAGCACTTCGAGGCGGACTGCATTGGACCCAAGCACCTATTTAAGTGGGCCATTCCCACCCAAGAGCTGGGCCACGACGATGCCCAGATAGAACTCATTCCAAACCCCAAGCCGGAGGATCGGTACGTGGACCCAGTGTTCAAGTGTGTGGTCCCCACCTGTGGCAAGACGCGGCGCTTTGACGAAGTCCAGATGAACAGTTTCCCCAAGGACCCGGAGCTCTTCCAGCGGTGGCGACACAACCTCCGCTTGGACCACTTGCACTTCCACGAGCGAGAGCGCTACAAGATCTGCAACGCCCACTTCGAAGACGTGTGTATTGGCAAGACCCGCTTGAACATCGGCTCGATACCCACACTAGAGCTGGGCCACGACGAGACCGAGGACCTGTTCCAAGTCAATCCCGCGGAGTTGCAGAGCAACTTGTTTGGTCGCCAACGACGGCTGCTCGACGGATCGGAATCCGGCGAGGTGGTGGTCAAGCAGGAGCTTCCGGATGAGGAGACCGAGCCCGAGGACATCAAGCCGGACATTCGAGAACTACTAGTGTCCAGACCCAGACAGGTGATTATACCTTCCCTTACCTTCCCTTCCAATCTCACCCTCTCATATTATCCTTTCAGGTGAAGTCCAAAAAAGGATCGCTGGGGAATCTGAAGTGCTGTGTCCGGAGCTGCGGAAGGAGCCGGCTCCAACATGGTGCTCGTCTGTTTGCCTTTCCGACGGGCAAGCAGCAGCACCTTAAGTGGCGCCACAATCTACGCCTGGAGCCAGAGGACGTGGACAGGTCTACGAGGGTGTGCAGCGCTCACTTCAATCGCCGGTGCATCGACGGCAAGCAGCTTCGTAGCTGGGCCATGCCTACCCTGCAGCTGGGCCATCGGGAGCAGCCCATCTACGAGAACCCCAAGAACATACCGGGCTTCTTCACGCCCACCTGTGCCCTGAGCCACTGCCGCCAGAGAAGGAGCATCGACAACGACCTCCGAACTTACCGGTACCCGCGAACGGAAGACCTGCTCGAGAAGTGGCGGGCAAATCTTCGCCTGACTCCGGATCAGTGCCGCGGTCGTATCTGTGCGGATCACTTTGAACCTATGGTGCGTGGCAAGCTGAAGCTGAAAACGGGAGCGGTGCCCACCTTGAAGCTCGGCCACGACGAGGGACTGATCTACGATAACGAGGCGATCAAGGCTGGCttggcggaggaggaggaggtcaCCTGCAAGCAGGAGATGGTCGAAGAGGAGGAAGAGGCCGAGGGAGAGGAGTCGCCCGAAGGAGTTCCCGCTGTCAACGAGGATGACGACGACAAGGACGACAGCTACTTCGATCCTTTGGAGTTGGTAGAGACGTTCGCAGAGCGCGCCAGCGACGAAGAAGCGGAAGACCACGAAATGGAGGAGAAGAATGAGCCGGAGGAGGGGGATGAGGAGGAGGCAGAGGAGCTCCTGCCAGACCTGCCACCCACACCGCCACCTGTACCCCAGCGTCGCGAAAAACCCGCCAACAATGTGACCCCCATTTGCTGTCTGAAGCACTGTCGCAAGGAGCGCACGGCCTTCCATCTGCTGAGCACATTCGGCTTCCCGAAGGACCGCAAGCTCTTGCTGAAGTGGTGCGACAATCTCCACCTGCTTCCGCATGACGTTGTCGGGCGGGTCTGCATCGAGCATTTCGAACCGGAGGTGCTCGGCACTCGCAAGCTGAAACAGAATGCAGTGCCCACATTGAACGTGGGCCACGACGACCCGTTGCGGTACACCTGCCATGGTGTGGAGCAGGATCAGGACTTGGAGCAGGGACAGCCGCAGCACTCGGTTTTTCGGCTTTGGAGCCTGAAACACTGTCGCAAGAGGAAGCTATCGGATCCGCCGGACATTCGCCCCAGCCACTGGAAGGAACTGAAGCTGCACATGCAGAAGCAGAGGCAGATGGAAATGGTAGAGATGGAGACCGACCTAATGATGAGCACTCCGCCTCAGACACCGGTGAAGATTAAACCCAAAAGATGCTGCGTCATCAGCTGCGGGAGCGAGGATGCTAGAAAATTGGTGGCGCTGCCGGATGAGCGCAGCCTTCTCCGCCGGTGGCAGCACAACCTGAAGCTGTCAGTGCTGACGGATCCAGGTCTTGGCTTGTGCCTGGACCATTTCGAGGAGTCTCTGGTGCAATATGGAAAGCCCATGGAGAGGGCAGTGCCCACCTTAAAGTTGGGTCACAAGAGCGGTAACCTCTACCGAAACAATGCTACTTGTCTGGTCCCCAGCTGTCCCAGTTCCGGCTCCGATAGCACTAGTTTTGTGGCTCTGCCCCACAATCCTGTGATGAAAAGGGCCTGGCTCTCCTACCTCCAACTGCCATTCACTAGCAACGGACTTCTATGTGGCAACCACTTCGTGGAGCTGTACGAGCAGGTGGACTTGCCTGAGGACTTGCCCGTCCAGGATTTGGAGGAACTGGAACGAACTGTCGATGAGCTGCAGTGCGCTGTGCCCGGTTGTGCGTCAAAGAACGCCCGTGATATTCCCGTCCAGCTGGTCCAGTTACCCCACAACGAGAAGGAACTGTCCAAGTGGCTGCATAACACAAAGATCACCTATGACTATTCCCGGCACGGCAGCTATCGGATTTGCCTGCTCCACTTCGACCCGATCTGCCTCGATGAAGACTTTCCCCAGAGTTGGGCAGTGCCTACTCTAAACCTGGGCCACGACGACCAAATCCACTTGAATCCCGTCCAGAATCAGGTTGCTGAGGCCCTAAACGGAACGTCCAATAGCCATAGCCTGAGACCTCTGAGGATTAGGACAGAACTAGCATCCAGCCCGAGTGTGAGTGCCAGTCCCAGTCCGAGAGGAAACATCCGGATTTGTTGCATCCCCACTTGCAACCAGTTTGGGAACAGCCAGGTGCGACTCTATCGCTTTCCCAGCGAGGAGCAGTTCCTCCTCCAGTGGCTGG
This region of Drosophila bipectinata strain 14024-0381.07 chromosome 2L, DbipHiC1v2, whole genome shotgun sequence genomic DNA includes:
- the LOC108124461 gene encoding uncharacterized protein isoform X2 translates to MPNTSQHKPNSSNSTLPATAALSSLLQQRQANADGAAMFAASAAVKAEMNVKLERSYSNSTSESSYGVQDGGYNNSFSGETSMHSGAIAGPQANSSTLDDSEDALCCVPLCGVRKSTSPTLQFFTFPKDEKYLNQWLHNLKMFHVPASSYASFRICSMHFPKRCINRYSLCYWAVPTFNLGHDDVANLYQNRELTNTFTVGEVARCSMPHCTSQRGESNLKFYNFPKDIKSLIKWCQNARLPVQAKEPRHFCSRHFEERCIGKFRLKPWAVPTLHLGAQYGKIHDNPKNLYVEEKRCCLNFCRRSRSSDFNMSLYRFPRDEVLLRRWCYNLRLDPGVYRGKNHKICSAHFIKEALGLRKLSPGAVPTLHLGHNDTFNIYENELWPPPTPSTSHGSGQVHMQHQQHIPSHHSLQHQLHLGQSKSYQRHSAASTSSSASSTSHYVDPEVSASYLAMGGSSANASDSMDVCCVPSCESKRHNAENITFHTIPRRPEQMRKWCHNLKIPEDKMHKGMRICSRHFEAYCIGGCMRPFAVPTLHLGHDDEDIHRNPDVIKKLNIRETCCVAVCKRNRDRDHANLHRFPSNVALLTKWCANLQRPVPDGSKLFNDAICEVHFEDRCLRNKRLEKWAVPTLTLGHDDIAYPLPTPEQVAEFHSRPSAPNNGEEQGECCVETCKRNPSVDDIKLYRPPEEASVLAKWAHNLQTEAAQLVSQRICNLHFEAHCIGKRMRPWAIPTLNLAGNIENLYENPEPSMLYKRRMHTKAKLSVSAKPTWVPRCCLPHCRKVRALHNVQLYRFPKHNRSTLAKWAHNLQVPMVGSAQRRVCSAHFEPLVLSKKCPVPLAVPTLDLNAPAGHMVYQNPAKLRASKLCLQRVCIVESCRKTRAQGVQLFRLPHNPSQLRKWMHNIRTRPRGSMRSQYRICSRHFETHSFNGRRLSAGAIPTLELGHDDDDIYPNEAQAFVDEHCAVEGCGASKEQPEVRLFRFPTDDDDMLWKWCNNLKMNPADCTGVRICNKHFEADCIGPKHLFKWAIPTQELGHDDAQIELIPNPKPEDRYVDPVFKCVVPTCGKTRRFDEVQMNSFPKDPELFQRWRHNLRLDHLHFHERERYKICNAHFEDVCIGKTRLNIGSIPTLELGHDETEDLFQVNPAELQSNLFGRQRRLLDGSESGEVVVKQELPDEETEPEDIKPDIRELLVSRPRQVKSKKGSLGNLKCCVRSCGRSRLQHGARLFAFPTGKQQHLKWRHNLRLEPEDVDRSTRVCSAHFNRRCIDGKQLRSWAMPTLQLGHREQPIYENPKNIPGFFTPTCALSHCRQRRSIDNDLRTYRYPRTEDLLEKWRANLRLTPDQCRGRICADHFEPMVRGKLKLKTGAVPTLKLGHDEGLIYDNEAIKAGLAEEEEVTCKQEMVEEEEEAEGEESPEGVPAVNEDDDDKDDSYFDPLELVETFAERASDEEAEDHEMEEKNEPEEGDEEEAEELLPDLPPTPPPVPQRREKPANNVTPICCLKHCRKERTAFHLLSTFGFPKDRKLLLKWCDNLHLLPHDVVGRVCIEHFEPEVLGTRKLKQNAVPTLNVGHDDPLRYTCHGVEQDQDLEQGQPQHSVFRLWSLKHCRKRKLSDPPDIRPSHWKELKLHMQKQRQMEMVEMETDLMMSTPPQTPVKIKPKRCCVISCGSEDARKLVALPDERSLLRRWQHNLKLSVLTDPGLGLCLDHFEESLVQYGKPMERAVPTLKLGHKSGNLYRNNATCLVPSCPSSGSDSTSFVALPHNPVMKRAWLSYLQLPFTSNGLLCGNHFVELYEQVDLPEDLPVQDLEELERTVDELQCAVPGCASKNARDIPVQLVQLPHNEKELSKWLHNTKITYDYSRHGSYRICLLHFDPICLDEDFPQSWAVPTLNLGHDDQIHLNPVQNQVAEALNGTSNSHSLRPLRIRTELASSPSVSASPSPRGNIRICCIPTCNQFGNSQVRLYRFPSEEQFLLQWLVNTQQQPRLVDPMELYVCQAHFETDATYKKHLRSWALPTLNLGHYGHVFQNARHNGNTADVEEALKFIRERYCSVLSCFQLRGEGVRLFEYPEDMAMIRKWAVACKHRSMHARSHGLQVCQAHFAADCFDPDTGDLLEGSIPTLELNREDIERHCLVPGCEQDDAGPRLRFYKLPKIGEQLEAWSTNIKLPVSELKRGHQRICERHFETYCFGPSRGLRLGALPTLFLGHEDLLLNPDNLRENCCVPGCGRIRQTDDIPFYGFPKHWSLARKWLHNIRLEKTSKDQLNKLRVCPAHFESDVRENDGLLPEAMPTKQLGHSSEGIFITDRGTQARSLPNLKRSSPEVICCYPDCTDSSRFQLLDFPEQAELRDAWLGHLKLRELHDEAPQLCPLHYVILYEHSAKEFPEHVPDQLMEVNYTNARANRRVKIVSCAIKGCTTVRPRDGVPLHGMPTYKDILQMWVDNGQVDFSEPQRYMLKVCHRHFEPRCFVDERRLSSWSVPTLHLPGETVHQNPSKEEWEVIKRENKEEPEIKEEPLETEPEMEIETENSLLEPIVKMEHLESEEEDSEMQALEVLLEVGHVERLDSYEKIDESPIAYKSNRGQYNANSCAVEGCDVTAEDVGGTIKLHKFPAPAEAARKWMHNTQVDMEEKFWWRYRICSYHFHQDCFQGSRIRKGAMPTLLLGPRRPDEVYDNEFASQPEVKDPPPPVEILPVTSVTERIAPDVTNLCLPPPAAPRKSSKFCQIEGCSNHLTTDNITLHKFPHSEEMCIRWQHNSQVPFDPNHRWRYRICTAHFEPVCLSNLRLLHGSVPTLKLGPKAPAELFDNDFEAINQRLDKRSAAEVKQERVDMEDELHEDQMDVPSLMPVKQEKISFNQIKSGYDKCSLAHCQRQRSLHGVHIYKFPRSQLQQERWMHNLRIRYDERRPWRFMICSVHFEPHCISLRKLRPWAVPTLELGTNVPEILFTNEQCLELEVEQPSDRSEAESEEEDGLEEDDDGEEDEAEEEGHDSNVRIKKERRSRLDPYPAGQVPPWKVKQCCLPYCRAFRGDGIKLFRLPNNRTSIHNWELATGMVFKESQRNTRLICSRHFDPELIGVRRLMRNAIPTLHLNPEAVKGKEKKVWQSKPKETPTPIPTCCMADCHHNGNAKLHKFPNDSTHLRQWCQALRLTDIQRYRGKYICSAHLPTNMTVSCVVCGVDDVQLPMLDFPENRNQRAKWCYNLKIETIPKWDRSKHICCRHFESHCFVRPGELRPGATPTVALNHNDTNIFLSDYATDPTTSYAGNQIKDEPMDGDETLLV